From a single Pseudoalteromonas nigrifaciens genomic region:
- a CDS encoding AsmA family protein, with protein MKTLFKIIGVILLLCIALIVAAPFLIPTDAIFNKVSEQVEQTTGRTLTIKGDKTLSVFPALKLELNDVHFANMKSGSRADMASMQQLAVHIPWLSLLDGEFKLDKFVINEPDILLETDKNGKANWQLFDAVAEQPKEQTGSAEAIKLPENFDIELGEVAIYGGTFTYLDGKTGVKQQISDLELAILLPSLRKTLEVKGAITYMQERFELDVKLDTPAKAIEGTTFNIQQSLDSRLVDLTFEGTIAKQGQDIKGQLALSGDSVKNIAKWQGVELNAKDNAFNAFSVNGKMHLAGEQFKLEELIATLDALQIKGKSELNLGKRLAVMANIDLGMLDLNPYLPEAVAKKEQPTTDETKPAEPIVWDDTKIDLSALNTLDANVVIRSSGLKANDIKLGANQFTVALKNSVAKLSLDNFAAYEGTGKGAININAQQIPYKITTNFDLAGIDAQPLLTDAAGFDKLMGNGSLNWNLTTNGQSQKEFVNALNGELGFEFANGAVQGANIAEMIRKGKELLKGNVGAVSEGLDTGFDKSQQTDFSALTGSFKFTNGVGHNNDLSLISPLIRISGEGDVDLPNTIINYRLVTGIVGSIEGQGTTDDSTGFKIPLRIKGPFHDVGIKLDFGNALKEEAKEKLKEKAKDKLKDKLKGLFG; from the coding sequence ATGAAAACCTTATTTAAAATTATAGGTGTAATACTGCTGTTATGTATTGCACTTATCGTTGCAGCACCCTTTTTAATTCCTACTGATGCTATTTTTAATAAAGTCTCTGAGCAGGTAGAACAAACCACAGGACGTACATTAACTATTAAAGGCGATAAAACGCTGAGTGTATTTCCTGCATTAAAATTAGAACTTAATGATGTACATTTTGCCAACATGAAATCGGGCTCTCGCGCCGATATGGCAAGTATGCAGCAGCTTGCAGTACACATCCCTTGGCTATCGCTATTAGATGGTGAATTTAAACTCGATAAGTTTGTTATTAACGAGCCTGATATTTTATTAGAGACCGATAAAAACGGTAAAGCTAACTGGCAGCTATTTGATGCGGTAGCTGAGCAGCCTAAAGAGCAAACAGGATCTGCGGAAGCTATAAAATTACCTGAGAACTTTGACATTGAGCTAGGGGAAGTTGCCATTTATGGTGGTACCTTTACTTATTTAGATGGTAAAACCGGGGTTAAACAGCAAATAAGTGATTTAGAACTGGCTATTTTACTTCCATCACTGCGTAAAACATTAGAAGTAAAAGGCGCAATAACTTACATGCAAGAGCGCTTTGAGCTTGATGTAAAACTAGATACGCCAGCAAAAGCGATCGAAGGTACTACTTTTAATATTCAGCAGAGTTTAGATTCACGTTTAGTTGATTTAACCTTTGAGGGAACTATTGCTAAACAAGGCCAAGATATAAAAGGTCAGTTAGCGCTAAGTGGAGACTCGGTAAAAAATATAGCCAAATGGCAAGGTGTAGAGTTAAACGCCAAAGATAACGCCTTTAATGCTTTTAGTGTAAATGGCAAAATGCATTTAGCGGGTGAGCAATTTAAGCTTGAAGAGCTTATTGCCACATTAGATGCACTGCAAATAAAAGGTAAAAGTGAGCTTAATTTAGGTAAACGACTTGCTGTAATGGCAAACATTGACTTAGGTATGCTTGACTTAAACCCATACTTACCAGAAGCCGTAGCTAAAAAAGAGCAGCCAACTACAGACGAAACTAAACCAGCAGAGCCTATTGTATGGGACGACACTAAAATAGACTTAAGTGCCTTAAATACGCTTGATGCTAATGTAGTAATACGCTCAAGCGGTTTAAAAGCTAACGATATTAAACTCGGTGCAAACCAATTTACAGTAGCGTTAAAAAATAGTGTCGCTAAATTAAGCTTAGATAACTTTGCAGCCTATGAGGGAACAGGGAAAGGGGCAATTAATATTAATGCCCAGCAAATACCTTATAAAATAACCACTAATTTTGATTTGGCAGGTATTGATGCACAACCGTTATTAACCGATGCCGCAGGATTTGATAAATTAATGGGTAATGGCTCATTAAATTGGAACTTAACCACAAATGGGCAAAGCCAAAAAGAGTTTGTTAACGCACTTAATGGTGAGTTAGGGTTTGAGTTTGCTAATGGCGCAGTACAAGGCGCAAATATAGCTGAAATGATTCGCAAAGGTAAAGAGTTGCTTAAAGGTAATGTAGGGGCTGTATCAGAAGGACTAGATACTGGCTTTGATAAGTCACAGCAAACCGACTTCTCAGCATTAACGGGTAGCTTTAAGTTTACTAATGGGGTGGGCCATAATAACGACCTGTCGTTAATCAGCCCACTGATCCGTATTTCAGGCGAAGGTGATGTGGATTTACCTAATACTATTATTAATTACCGACTAGTAACCGGTATAGTCGGTTCTATTGAGGGGCAGGGTACAACCGATGATAGTACCGGCTTTAAAATACCACTGCGTATTAAAGGGCCATTCCATGATGTAGGCATTAAGCTTGATTTTGGTAATGCGCTTAAAGAAGAAGCAAAAGAAAAGCTCAAAGAAAAAGCAAAAGACAAACTTAAAGATAAATTGAAAGGTTTGTTTGGCTAA